From the Euphorbia lathyris chromosome 6, ddEupLath1.1, whole genome shotgun sequence genome, one window contains:
- the LOC136233166 gene encoding lactoylglutathione lyase GLX1 → MAADAPNAELLEWAKKDKRRLLHAVYRVGDLDRTIKFYTECFGMKLLRKRDIPEEKYSNAFLGFGPEESNFVVELTYNYGVTSYDIGTGFGHFAISTQDVYKLVEDVRAAKGGNVTREPGPVKGGSSVIAFVKDPDGYIFEIIQRPPTPEPLCQVMLRVGDLERSIKFYEKALGMKMLRKVDVPQYKYTLAMMGYADEYETTVLELTYNYGVTEYTKGNAYAQVAISTDDVYKSAEVVNLVTQELGGKIARQPGPIPGINTKITSFLDPDGWKTVLVDNEDFLKELHKEE, encoded by the exons ATGGCTGCGGATGCTCCAAATGCCGAGCTCTTGGAATGGGCGAAGAAAGATAAGCGCCGATTACTCCACGCTGTGTATCGCGTTGGTGATCTCGATCGCACCATAAA GTTTTATACTGAATGTTTTGGGATGAAGCTGTTGAGGAAAAGAGATATCCCGGAGGAGAAGTACTCAAATGCTTTTCTTGGGTTTGGTCCTGAAGAGTCTAATTTTGTTGTGGAGCTCACTTACA ATTATGGAGTGACTTCATATGATATTGGCACTGGTTTTGGACATTTTGCAATCTCAACTCAAGAT GTTTACAAATTGGTTGAAGATGTCCGTGCTGCTAAGGGCGGCAATGTCACCAGGGAGCCTGGTCCAGTCAAAGGTGGATCGTCTGTTATTGCCTTTGTAAAGGATCCTGATGGTTATATCTTTGAGATCATACAAAGACCACCAACTCCCGAGCCCCTATGCCAAGTCATGCTCCGTGTTGGTGATCTTGAGCGCTCTATCAAATTTTATGAAAAG GCCTTAGGAATGAAGATGTTAAGGAAGGTTGATGTGCCTCAGTACAag TATACCTTAGCAATGATGGGCTATGCAGACGAGTATGAGACGACTGTCCTCGAATTAACTTACAACTACGGTGTGACGGAATATACTAAGGGAAATGCATATGCACAG GTTGCAATTAGCACTGATGATGTCTACAAAAGTGCTGAGGTTGTCAACTTGGTTACACAAGAGCTTGGTGGAAAGATAGCAAGACAGCCTGGACCTATTCCTGGAATTAACACCAAAATTACTTCTTTTCTAGACCCGGATGGCTGGAAAACA GTCCTTGTTGATAATGAAGACTTTCTCAAGGAACTTCATAAGGAAGAGTAG